DNA sequence from the Ornithorhynchus anatinus isolate Pmale09 chromosome X4, mOrnAna1.pri.v4, whole genome shotgun sequence genome:
AACACCATTTCTATCCTGCCTCATCCTCAGATCTTCTCATTTACTTCCATTGTCCTCACCCACCTGTATAACAGAGTGGAAGTGTTTAGCGAATACCCCCGGACCGTTGTTTCGGCTTCAGTCGCTTCTGCGCCGACAAGCCGGAGATGTGGAAATGCGGATGAGAAAAATAATTGAGGGAGCGGCTTTAACTGTAGTTGAAACCAGGTTAAATAGCGAGTGACCGCGGGCAGAAGGCTTCGAGGAACAATTCTTAAAATTCAGTACGCCTACTGGGCACTGAACACTCTTCGTCCTCGAGAGCGTAAAATAGAATTAGCGGATGCGATCGGGGCCCCGAGAGGCCCCGGGATGgacgtgggcccccccccccccccccgcccgggtgCGGGCGGGAcggaggttggggcggggggcgaggcagGGGCGGGGGACATTGGGCTCGTTCTTTCCCCCTTGGCAGGCGGGGCCCTCGGCCAGTCCGAGGCCATCAACCGTTGCGGGAGCCCGGCTCCGTCCGTGTGCAACTTCGTGTGCGACTGCAGAGACTGCTCCGACGAGAACCACTGTGGTGAGATTTCCCCGCGGCctccccgggcggcgggggggcagACGCCGgccagccctccccgccccgcctccctcgtgccccgagccgccccccccctcccgcaaCCCGTCCGGTGGTCGGGCCCCTTCCGAGCCGACCGGGCCGGCGGTCACCAGTGGGTGGGGACCGGGGGCAGGGCGGGAGTCCGGAGATGCCCTGAAACCCCgaaagagggactgggtccaatttaactgtatccgcccccccccccccccccccggccctcccagcgcttagctcagtgcctggcgcacggtgagcgcttaacgaacaccatcgtcgtcattattattcatttgttaagcgctcaccgtgtgccaggccctgaaccgaGCATAGGGGTAGATGCAAAGGAAATCAGACCGGACGCAGTAgatttcccccgtggggctctcggtctcaattcccactgtaaggatgaggtcaccgaggcccggggaagccaagtgacctgcccgcggtcacacagcggacaggtggcccagccgggattaaaacccggatccccctggctcccaggctcgtaccCTATCCACCGGGCCGCGTCGAGGTTCGCCTGGGCCAGGTAGGCCGAGCAGCGCGGACGGCAGGCTTCCCCGGTGACGGTTTGGTCTTATGGCCGgggcgtggggccgggaggccggacgcccaggttctagtccccgctctgccgctgtcccgctgtgtgtcctcgggtaagtcacttcgcctctctggacctcgctttcctcatctgtaaaatggggataagatagacggggagccccgcgtAGGAAAGAGATGGCGTCCTACCTCACAacctcgcgtctaccccggcgccagGCGTTTGTTTAACGCCTTCATCGGTATCGCGGCTCCGCCCGGAGTTATCGACGGGGCAGTTTCGGACGCCGTCTCCTGCTTTCCGCTGCCGGAACTTTCTGACCTCTTAAAGGGGCTCTGTCCGCGCGCTCCTAagcccctgacctctctctgctttccccccctccctccccccaacctgcaGGCTACCACAAGGAATCCCCGGCTCTGGGAGCCCCCTTCGCCTGCGACCTGGAGCAGAACTCCTGCGGCTGGCGGGACGTCAGCACCTCGGCCTACCGCTGGCTGCGGgaccgggccggggcggccgtcGTCGGGGGGCCGGCGCCCCGCTCTGACCACACCTGGGGCACCGACCTGGGTAAGGGCGGACAttccgggcggggggccggcggcccgTCCCGACCTCACCTGGGGCATCCGCCTGGGTGGACGTCTCTGAGGAGGGCCCGCACCCCCGCTCTGACCGCATGTGGGGCGCCCGCCCGATCTCCCGAACCCTGCCGTGCCGCCCCCGCTTCGAATGAGCCCATTCaggcagagggcggggaccgccgCCGCCGAGGTCGGCCAGGTCCGCGGCTCGCCCTCCGGGGCggcggatggaggagggaggggagcggcggAGGGCAAGAGTCGCTTCTCCCCGTCtccgtctccccgtcccccctggCTTcgtcccctgccccgcccctccgggccgGTAGGTCGAGGTGTGGGGGCTTACCTTggccgccccgtcccccggccccggccccgtccccccaGGCTGGTACATGGTGGCCGGGGCTCACCGCGGGAAGGATGCGGCGACGGCGGTCCTGCGGTCCCCGACCGTGCACGAGGCGGCCCCCACCTGCGAGATGCGCCTCTGGTACCGAGGCTGGGGGGAAGGTAGGCTACCTCCCGCCTCGCTTcgtgtcattcattccttcggtcccatttgccgagcgcttaccgggggcgAAGCCCCGTGCTGAGCGCTCGATGTCCTGCCCGGTGctcacctcctcatcttccccgccCTCCCAAAGGCTCAAGGACCCCTACCCCAGCCCCCGACCCGGCCTTATTTTGCTtcctcccgccccagcccccggctccccgcgACCCGACTCTATCCGGCCCGACCTCAGCCCCGCTCGAGGGCCCGACCCCGGCTTCTCTCGCCGACCCGGTGCCCGCCGGTCATGCCCCCCCAGCTTCTTCTCGCCAACTCGGTTCTctcgggacgcccccccccccccccccccgggctcctcTCGCCAAATCGATGCCCACCCAACTCCCCCGACCGCTTCGGACTTCTCTCGGCGACTCGTTGCCTATCGcgttccccccgccccaggcttCTCTTGCCAATTCGGTGCCCAGTGGGACCCCCCACGCCGACCCTGGGCTCCTCTCGCCAACCCGGTGCCCGCGGGATCCCCCGCCCCCTACCCCGGCCTTCCGTCACCAGCTCTGCGTCTCCTGGGCATCAACCTAGCTTCTCCTGCCGACTCGGTGCCCGCCCGACATCCTTCGGACTTCTCTTGCCACTGGACgccgccctccacccccccgaGCTTCTCTCGCCGACTCAGTGCCCGctgcccccccccgccagccccccgcctcgccccacccaggctcccgggggaagggggcacggaggagagggaggcttcGTTCCAGTCGGCCCTACTCGGGTTGCAGGTGAAGAACGCCCGGATCCCGGGGAGCTGCGGGTGGAGCTGACCCACGGGCGGGAGACCCTGATCCTGTGGCAGAGCGCCGGCCCTGTCGGGGACTTCTGGAAAGAACTGGTGGTGCCTACGGGCCGGGTGCCGGGCAGTTTTTGGGTgagacagagggaaagcgggaggggtgaggagcggagcgtgccgtgAGGGTGGCCCGCACGCCGGAAGGTGGAGGcgggagagaggggctggggaccgggagaggccggggggcacgtgtctgccgactctgttgcgttgtactctcccaagcgctcggtacggtgctccgcgcaccgtgagcgctcagtCGCGACGACCGAtcgagagagagaggggccggggggccgggcccgaggcCCCCCGGCCGAGGCCCTGACCGTTCCCCGTCCCTAGATCACCATCTCCTCTATCCGCAATGCCACCCACCGGGGGGCTGTGGCCCTGGACGACGTGGAGTTCTGGAACTGCGGCCTGCCCCGTGAGGACCCCAGCGTCCCGgcgcctccccttccccggtTCTGTGCCCGTCGGGCTCGGTGCCCCCGACGGGCGTctggtcccctccccgcccggccccgaccctcccaccccccgcctaGCCCCAGAGACGGCGCCCGGAAGGTGGTGGGAGGGAGCGGCGGGCCGTCCCTTCAATCAGGGACTGAGAAGCGCCACCTCCCACCGGTTCCTTCATGGAGGATtcccagggaaggaagaggaggaggaggaagggaggggagaaggaggaaaggggctggggctggggtcaggggaccggccggggccaggctggggctgggccggggtgggTTGGTTGGTTgagcccccctcccctgtccGGGCACCAGCCCCCCAGGCCCGGTGCCCGCAGGGCCACTTCCGCTGTGCCCGGAGAGCCTGCGTGGAGCCCGACCTGGCGTGTGACGGGGAAGACGACTGCGGAGACGGGTCggacgaggagagggagggggaagcgtcCCGCTGTGGTGAGTGGAGAGCCCggcgaaggggatggaagacagagggggcgggggagaagtcCCGAGGTCCggcccctctgacccccccccagtCCCCGGCTCtgaccgcccccagcccctgcccgtcgccctcccccttccccatcaagGCCCGAGCGGCCTGGAACCCACAGTCGGAGGCCCAGGGTGGGTCCCGCGTGAGGGGAAGGGTCAGAGAGGGTGGGCAGACGgacggggggagcaggggagcgcGTGATGGGGGAGAGCGTGGCCGGCTGGTCACGGGCCTCCCCCCGGCGCCCTCGTCCCCCCAGCCACCGGCATGGTGACAGACTTCGAGGACTTCGAGTCTGGGCTGGAGCCGTGGGAGATTGCCCAGGGCTGGGTCCTGAGCAACGGTTCCGCGGCGTCGGGCCTgtcggcccggccccggcgggaCCACGGCAGGAACAGCGCCACGGGTAGGAGCCCCGGAGGGAGTCGGACAGGCCCCgtcgggacggggccggggggaggggagaagcggcTGGGCTGGGGCCGGGAGGCTTGAGGGGGGACGGCGTCGGAGGAGGAGTCGGCAGGCCGAGCCTCACCCCGGGTTGGGGGTCACCCGGTCCTCTCCGCATCCGGGGGGAACTCCCAGCCGTCGGCTTTTTAAGGCACCCGACGAACTCTCGAAGAAAGCCTctcggcctagtgggtagagctcgggcccgcgggtcggaaggacctggcttctaaacccggcttcgccacgcgtccgctgtgcgacctgggtCAGATCGCtgcgcttctctgtacctcggttccttcgtctgtagaatggggattaagaccgggagccccgcgtgggacgtggACGGCGTCCGATCCGACCTCCTCGTATCTGcctcggtgcttaggacagtgcctggcacgtaccgtgtgcttaacaaataccgttgaacCAAAAcaactctctcctgcttcttcatcctctctcctctcccagggcaCTCCAGCTCACGCTCTTGACTCCTTCTCCACTCACCCACTCGCTGTGCCCCGTTTCTGTCTTTCTCCCGCCTCGGTTctttgcccacaccctccccgccctcccccttcacacccccGGCACACCACCACTCTTCCCGTCTTCGGAGGCCCCCTGaaatcccgtctcctccgggaggtcttctctgattaacctctcacctccccgcCACTCCGGCGCTTGTTCGCCAGCCGGGCGCTTGTGAACTGCCGGCGCCCCCTGAAGCGCTCGATCTCAAACGCTCTGTTACTCGCTAATCgtcgtgttatttgttaagcgcttactgtgcgccaggcactgttctagatgctggggtgggtacggggtgatcaggtcccacgtggggctcacggtatcgactgagcgcttactaggtgcagagcactctaactgagcgcttgggcgagtacaacaccgCAGAATTAGCCGGCGCGTTCCCCGCCCCTAACGAGcgcacggtctagacggggagagggtCACTGGGGTAACTGAAGACGTCACGGGGGTAGGAGCCGGGCGGgagcccggcccgccggccccacAGAGCCCCCCCGTCGGACAGCGGCCCCCGGGGGAGTTGAAGGAGTCCGGGACTCCGTGACCCCGTCTTCCCGGCTGGAGATGGGCCATGAGGACGTTCCCGTCTTCTCCCTCTGCGTTCCCAGCGACGCTTCCTCTAGAAGCCCCTGTCACCCGATCCActgtatcgactgagcgcttgctgtgtgcggagcactgcgccgagcacttggggagagcacagtataataatggaaccgacgcgttccctgcccccggtgagcttccggtctagagggggaggtggacgtgAATGCGAATAGATAGATTAAATTACCGGAATGTCAGTAAGGGCtgaggggccgagggagaggtcGATAACAGGTGCAAATCCGAGGGTGACGGTATCCCTGCGGGCCGCCAAACCCCTCCGGAAGCCGCCGCCACTTTCCACcgcggcctagtggttagagcccgggcccggagtcagaggtccaccACTTCCGTGATCCCGGGCGAGcgacctcacttctccgggccacggttacctcgtctggagaaCGGGGCACGAGATGGGGAGCCCCCCCCACGggccggggacggcgtccaaccccgtctgcttgtgtccacctcggtgcttagccTAATGCccggcttagtaagtgctcagcaaccGCCTCAGTTATTAGCCAGCCCGACCTCCCCTGCCGGGACGAATAATCCttacctttcctccccctccgccccgacccccgaccccctgacccctgaccccgacccTGGCCAGGCTCCTTCCTGCTCTACACGGGGTCTGACAGCCCAGCCCAGCTCATcagtttcccccttcaaagcttcaaCGTCTGcactgtgagtcccgtgggaGTCTTCTCTGGGGGGACCCAAGGAAAGGAAAGCCCGGAGGGaaaggccccggggagggggttggggcgtgacctcgggctgggggcaggggcgtTGGCAAGCAGAACCCCTGTGCTTCTCTCCCCGCAGCTGACCTTCTATTATTATCTGCACGGCTCGGAGGGGggcagcctcctcctcttccaacagCCCCTGACCCCGGTCCCCCCGTCCGCCCCCAAGGCCCCGGCCCGCTTCCCGCTCCGGAGCCGGGCGGGAGACCTGGGGGTGGCCTGGGTCCGCGACGTGGTTCAGATTCGATCCGATCTGCCCTTCCAGGTgaagcgggggttgggggggggggggggaagggagtttgCGGAGGGGCGCGATGGgggaaggagtttggggaggggtgCGGTCGGGGAGGGTTGTCAGGAAGGGGAACGCTTTTcccaaagtgccgtggggcccGAGGGGAGGTGTTGTAGAGTTGGGATCCAGGACTCACCCCGAGCCTGAGGTGCGATGGGAGACCCCAGCtgaccccgtcccccctcccgccccccctacAGATCATCCTGGAAGGGAAGACGGGGCCAGGGGGAGTCGTGGGCCTGGACGACCTGATCCTGTCCCAGGGGTGCAGAGAGTTGCCCGGTGAGCGAGGCcccgtctcctctcctcccctccccgcggccccgggcccccgattccctccgactcccggcccttcccttctcccccggccGGGGGGTGCTGGGGGAAGCTTCTCCCCGGACTCGGTTGCTTAGGGTGGGATGGGTTGCTTAGGGTGCTTAGGTTACGCTCCGGGTGCCGCCTCTAGAGACCCTGGGGTCCCCAGAGCCTCGCTTCCCGCCGACGGAGACGCCCAGCCCGCGGACAGCGGGGACGCCCGCCCCGGTGTCTCCTGGCCCGGCCCGCTCCTTCTCTTCGGCGGAAGACCCCTGCGGTCCCGGCCAGTTCGCCTGTGACGACCGGTGCCTCCGGGATGAGCAGCGTTGCGACTTCATCGCTCAGTGTACCGACGGCACTGACGAAGAGGGCTGTGGTAAGGGGGGGAGctggcgggagggggtggggacggggggggggggtccaggccCTCCCACCCCGTCAGCCTCTTCCCCCAGCGCCACCGCCCTCctcgccccgccgggcccccctccccgtctccgggCGCCAATGTGGGTCGCGGAGGGCCCGGAGGGGCCGTGTCTGGGGAGCGagagccaggggctgtgtccgcgTGTCGGGGCCCAGGCCAGACGACCTTCGAAGAGGCGGACGTGGGCTGGAGGGATGTCAGCTCGGGCCGGCTGCAGTgggtgaggcaggaggccggCGACGACACCGTGCCCCGCGTCGACGCCAGCAACAGCTCCGCGGGTGAGGGCCCCTCGGGGCTCGCGGGCCTCCCGCGGCAGGCCGGGGCTCCTCCGGGCCCGCCGGGCCTCCTCGGGGCCCGCCGGGCCCCTCGGGACCCGGCCGGGACCCGGCCGGGACCCGCTGCCGAGCCCCGGGGCGTGCCGGGCCCCCGTGGGTACCCCGGAGCCTCTCGGGGCACCCTGGGGTTCCTCGGGATACCCCGGCCGCCCCGGGATGTGCCGGGCTCCCCGGGACACCCTCCAGACGCCCCCCTTGGCCTGGGAAGGGTCCACTCTCCCATCCCCCGCCACCGCGGTCGCAGAAccgctccttcctcccttccttccgtcatattttttcgagcgcttaccgtgtgcgaagcgctgtactcTGTGCTCGGGAGGGGTGCAGTGGAAGGATAAGCGGACAcgccccctgcccacgaggagcttacttcttttcttttcctcctctttcccccatcttGCTGTGCGTGGGAGGGTCCTCGCGGTATGTGCccccggggagccggaggtccCCCGGTGTGTGGCCCTGGAGAGGCAGGGTCCCCGGGGAGGGGACAGACGTTAACTTGCATCGGGCGTCCTCCCGTCTCGGCCTCGGCAGGTCACTTCCTGAGTCTGCAGAAGGCGCCGGGGAAGCTGTTGGGCCTGGCCCGGGCGCGCACCCTTCCGCTGGGCCCCTCCGGCCCGGACTGCACCCTCCACCTGGCCTACTTCCTCCAGAGCGGCCCCGGAGGTAGGCGctgccctctcccggcccccggcccggcccggtctcCCCCCGGGACGCGGAGGTCACTGACCCCGCCCGGCCCCAGCTCCCGGCCTCCCCAGCACGGTCCGGTCCCCGAGGGCTCGGCCCCTGGAGTCGGGCAGGGAGTCCGGCCGGAGCGACCGGACTCCTGGGCCCCGCCCGAattttccattctctctcctgggcctcggtttccccgaccGCTTCCCGggcgggaaagggaagggggatggagaataaatggaggcagggggaggtatCCCCTCCCCGGGATCTCCCCGGAGCGGTACCCCAGCCCGGGCGGGTGACCCCGGCTGCCCGAGCCCGGGGAGCCCATTGgagccggggggtcgggggccgggggggcaggggagccggCAGGCAGGCGggacccccgtcctccccccaggGTTCCTGGCCCTCAGCGTGGCGGAGGAGGGCGCCCGGAGGCTAGCCTGGCAGGGCCGGGGCAGGAGCGGAGCCGAGTGGACCCGGGTGAAGGTGCCGCTGGGAGAACGAGACCGACCGTTCCAGGTAGCGGACCGGGGGTCGGGGAGCGGGCGCTCTCCAGAGGGGCGGGACCAGGTGAGGAGGAGAGGCGGGTATGACCCCCGGAAAGGGGGCGCACCCCGTCCGGTGCCCACGGGCGCCCGAGCCGCGGGCGGTGAGGCGGCTGAAGGAAACCCCTTCGGTACCTTCGCGTACCCCGGGCCGGCATGGGGGCTcgcccgggggccgcggggcgctCGCAGGAAGCCGCCGAAGGCCGGGCGGTGCCACCGGCCTCGCTCTCTGCTTCCTTTCACGCGCTCGCCGAGCCCAGGTGGAGCTCCTGGGGCAAATAGATCCGGAAGCCCCTGGGTCACCAGTGGCCGCCGTGGACAACGTGAAGTTCGAGAACTGTGACCCCAACCTGCCCCCGTCGGAAGCCCCAGGTAGCCCCATTCCTCCCCCCgggactcccccctccccccccccccgcccccttccaggGTCTCCAGCTCCTCTTAGAACGAGACCTCGCGGGGTCCTCTGGGTCAGGGGCTGGTCTGGAAACTCCAGGgtggctgggagctgggagggaggagccgTTCTGGGGCCAAGAGGGAACCCGTCCCCCTCtggcctcctccccgccttctTCACCCCGCTCCTCCCGCCCTCCTCGTCCCGCCCGGGCAGAGCTGTCGTGTAACTTCGAGAAGGGCCCGTGCGGCTGGTACCCGGAGCGGAGGAGCGACGCGGTCTGGAGTCGGTCCAGGATCCACGGCCCCGGCTACGACCACACCACGGGCCGAggtgggccggggcccggggcggctggGGGGCCCGAGGccggccctccccgggcccgctcTAATCGCGCTAAAGAATTGGGGGAGCGACGCggcgtagtggacggagcccggacgTGGGCGCCGGGGggacttgggttccgatcctgctTCCGCCGCGCGTCCGCTCGGCCCCGCGAgccgcttcgcctctccgggcctcggttccctcgcccgtCCGACGGGGATGAGGAGCCGTGGGCCCCgcgcggggcagggaccgggtccgacccgcttaaccggcatctaccccggcgcggtGAGCGTTCCGCGAGTGTCCGGTAAGCAtcgactaagtgctcagtacggtgttttgcGGGCGGCGAGCATTTAATAAGTAGGAACGAGCACGtcgagtactattctaagctctggagtagatacgagctgatcaggttggacacggtccctgtcctacccggggctcacagacctaatccccgtcttacagacgaggtgaccgaggcctagagaaagaagtgactcgctcgaggtcacgcagcagacgggtggtggggtcagggttagagcccgggtccttccgacctcCGGGTCCTTCCGACCTCCGGGTCCGCGCTCCACCCGCTGGGCCGAGGCCTGCTCTGTCTCCTCCGGCGGGCCTTCCCCCCGGGGGCATCCGGTGGGCGCAcggcgggccggaggcgggcggaggggtgggagggggccgggatgggggagagagggaggtcgactggcccggggcggggggcgggagcctCGCCCTCCCcggaagcccccctccccacgcctcctcctcttccccgctcTCGTCCGCAGGCTACTTCATGTACCTGGATCCCacggccccgccggcccgggggCCCAGGGCCCACCTGCTCACCGCCCCCCAGGTGCCCGCGACTTCCATTCAGTGCCTCTCCTTCTGGTACCACCTGTACGGGCCGCAGATCGGTGAGTCCCCGGGCCGgcggggcgaggggtgggcgCCGGCGGGGCGTGGGGgacggagcaggggcctgggagtcagaaggtcgtgggttctgatccccgctccgccactcctctgccctgtgaccttgggcgagtcacttctccgcgcctcaggtacctcatctgtgaaagggggattgagaccgtgagcctcccgtgggacggggactgtgtccaacccgatttactcgtatccaccccagggcttagtacgatgcccggcgcgtagtaagggcTCGAGAGATAccccagttatcattatcatcacccccCCAGGGGCCGAGAGAGTCGGTCTTCAGCTGGCGTGACTTGGCTCAGGGCGGGGTGGGGATGTGAGGAGCTAAGGGACCCGAGAGACGCCCGAGAGGGACGGCAGCGGGGTCCGGGGAATGTCTGCACCTGTTAGCGTGACAAGGTCTGCGTGGAGATCAGATGCGAAAGAGCATGCCGATCAGGAGAAGGagcggtggagagagcacgggcccgggagtcagaaggtcgtgggttctcgtcacctcacctctctgggcctcagtgattgacctcatctggaaaatggggcctgagcctgtgagccccacgtgggacagggactgggtccaacccgatctgcttgtatccgccccaacgctcagtacggggcccggcacgtaataatgacgacggcgacgacgatgatgatgatgagagtaataataacaattatggtattcatttatttagggaagcagcgtggctcagtggaaagagcacggggttgggagtcagaggtcatgggttcgaatcccggctctgccactcgtcagccgcgtgactgtgggcaggtcacttcgcttctctgtgcctcagttacctcgtctgtaaaatggggattaagaatgtgagcctcccgtgcgacaacctgattaccctgtatctaccccggcgctcagaacggtgctcggcacatagtaagcgcttaacaaataccagcattattattattattgttactgttgtttgttaagctcttattatgtgccaagcagtggggtagatacagggtaatcaggttgtcccacggagggggCGGCtgacccttttaatccccattttacagatggggtcactgaggcacagagaggtgaagtgacttgcccaaggtcacgcagcagacggagcggaggagccgggattagaacccacgtcctctgact
Encoded proteins:
- the MAMDC4 gene encoding apical endosomal glycoprotein, which produces MGRLPLLLLVAAVLPGGALGQSEAINRCGSPAPSVCNFVCDCRDCSDENHCGYHKESPALGAPFACDLEQNSCGWRDVSTSAYRWLRDRAGAAVVGGPAPRSDHTWGTDLGWYMVAGAHRGKDAATAVLRSPTVHEAAPTCEMRLWYRGWGEERPDPGELRVELTHGRETLILWQSAGPVGDFWKELVVPTGRVPGSFWITISSIRNATHRGAVALDDVEFWNCGLPPPQARCPQGHFRCARRACVEPDLACDGEDDCGDGSDEEREGEASRCATGMVTDFEDFESGLEPWEIAQGWVLSNGSAASGLSARPRRDHGRNSATGSFLLYTGSDSPAQLISFPLQSFNVCTLTFYYYLHGSEGGSLLLFQQPLTPVPPSAPKAPARFPLRSRAGDLGVAWVRDVVQIRSDLPFQIILEGKTGPGGVVGLDDLILSQGCRELPETLGSPEPRFPPTETPSPRTAGTPAPVSPGPARSFSSAEDPCGPGQFACDDRCLRDEQRCDFIAQCTDGTDEEGCGQTTFEEADVGWRDVSSGRLQWVRQEAGDDTVPRVDASNSSAGHFLSLQKAPGKLLGLARARTLPLGPSGPDCTLHLAYFLQSGPGGFLALSVAEEGARRLAWQGRGRSGAEWTRVKVPLGERDRPFQVELLGQIDPEAPGSPVAAVDNVKFENCDPNLPPSEAPELSCNFEKGPCGWYPERRSDAVWSRSRIHGPGYDHTTGRGYFMYLDPTAPPARGPRAHLLTAPQVPATSIQCLSFWYHLYGPQIGTLSLLLRRPGQPDARLWARAGTHGNRWHEGWATLHHPDPTGRFQLVFEAERNAFHGNMALDDITVRPGPCWAPRRCSFEDSDCGFSSDGPGGWKRRGDIAGGAAVGPGPGTDHTTETAQGHYMVVDTSPDALPRGRGATMTSDENAPLPRPSCLIFWYRMSPLKPGTLIAYVEEGRKHQVFRVSDRGGFTWRLGSIDVRADGAWKVVFEAVGTGREHSYVAVDDLHLQDGPCPQPASCDFESNMCGWSHRPWPGLGGYSWDWSGSATPSRYPLPPVDHTLGTAAGHSAFFDTGVLGPGGRAAWLLSEPLPATEVSCLRFWYHVGFPEHFYKGELRVLLGNARGQLGVWGAGAQLRHQWLEAEVEVASPEEFQIVFEATLGGQPVTGAIALDDITYQAGRRCRTPAPVEEETPRVSSVAVGVAGAILATVLLGLVAVGGRRWIKQKKGGPFARKSVEGVVAPGFENVVFNEDRVTLPSVTGDQ